Proteins encoded by one window of Cyclobacteriaceae bacterium:
- a CDS encoding TIGR02757 family protein: protein MRKTGLTKLLELKELLDAKAEQYNQPGFIDFDPILIPHQFSKKQDVEIAGLFAATLAWGQRVTIINNCRKLLGWMDHDPHNFMLHHQEHDLKPFLDFRHRTFNATDALYFIAFLKWYYQRHNSLEDAFSGSPGEQTVERGLINFHNLFFSLPDFPVRTKKHIATPERKSACKRLNMYLRWMVRSDNRGVDFGIWKKIEPAQLICPCDVHVERVARKLRLIKRKQTDWLMAVELTDNLRKLDPIDPVKYDFALFGLGLEKF from the coding sequence ATGAGGAAAACCGGATTAACCAAACTGTTGGAACTAAAAGAATTGCTGGATGCGAAAGCTGAACAATACAACCAACCCGGTTTCATTGATTTTGATCCGATACTGATTCCACATCAGTTTTCAAAAAAGCAAGACGTTGAAATTGCCGGGTTATTTGCTGCTACGTTGGCTTGGGGGCAGCGCGTAACCATCATTAATAATTGTCGCAAGCTGTTGGGTTGGATGGATCATGATCCGCATAACTTTATGCTACACCACCAGGAACATGACCTGAAACCATTTCTTGATTTTCGACACCGAACATTCAACGCTACGGATGCGCTCTATTTCATTGCCTTTCTGAAGTGGTATTATCAACGCCACAATTCCCTGGAAGATGCATTTTCTGGTTCACCAGGGGAGCAGACTGTAGAAAGGGGACTCATTAATTTTCACAACCTGTTCTTTAGCCTCCCGGATTTTCCTGTACGAACCAAAAAACACATCGCTACCCCTGAACGCAAGTCGGCTTGTAAGCGCCTGAACATGTATTTGCGTTGGATGGTGCGCTCAGATAATAGGGGAGTTGATTTTGGTATCTGGAAAAAAATTGAGCCGGCCCAATTGATTTGCCCGTGCGATGTACATGTGGAGCGGGTTGCTCGCAAGTTGCGCCTGATCAAACGCAAGCAAACGGACTGGCTAATGGCTGTTGAGCTAACCGATAATCTGCGTAAGCTGGACCCCATTGATCCCGTGAAGTACGATTTTGCTTTGTTCGGGTTGGGACTAGAAAAATTCTAG
- a CDS encoding c-type cytochrome, which produces MIKVSLYSITRSISTLVLFFTLSLSFAQEIPTTPEAIADGESLFNANCKTCHRVHQKLVGPALANVYDRAPSIDWIKAFIKNSAAVIASGDEYAVNLYNEYNKTQMTAFTGLKDDQLMNLLAYIKAETEKGPPVAATPAAAGGEGGTGSGVPAGYLNIILIGMLVILALLVMVLLFLVSALKRFLDQKDLSEEDKEVVHSPYTVGSITSSAGFRFIMIFIIASLGFKWVINTLYSVGVQQGYAPKQPIAFSHKLHAGAYEIDCKYCHVGVMVGKSATIPSVNICMNCHRSVKTESPQIQKLWAAADWQPETLTFGPNQKPIEWVRIHNLPDLAYFNHAQHVNVGNIECQTCHGPIEEMEVVKQYSLLTMGWCIDCHRKTDVNTKGSAYYDKLVELHNNASKEPMKVEDIGGLECAKCHY; this is translated from the coding sequence ATGATAAAAGTATCCCTGTACTCCATCACCCGAAGCATCAGCACCCTCGTTTTATTTTTTACGTTATCCCTTTCATTCGCACAGGAAATTCCCACTACACCGGAAGCTATTGCCGATGGGGAATCCCTCTTTAACGCAAATTGTAAAACCTGCCATCGGGTACACCAGAAATTAGTTGGTCCTGCACTGGCTAATGTCTACGACCGTGCTCCGTCTATCGACTGGATCAAAGCATTCATTAAAAACTCAGCTGCCGTTATTGCCAGTGGCGATGAATACGCAGTAAACCTGTACAACGAGTACAACAAAACGCAGATGACCGCCTTCACCGGTTTGAAGGACGATCAACTGATGAACCTGTTGGCTTATATCAAGGCTGAAACGGAAAAAGGTCCTCCGGTTGCCGCAACTCCGGCAGCTGCGGGTGGAGAAGGTGGAACCGGCTCCGGTGTTCCGGCCGGTTACCTGAATATCATCCTGATCGGGATGTTGGTGATATTGGCTCTTCTTGTAATGGTATTGCTGTTTCTGGTTTCCGCCCTTAAGCGTTTCCTTGATCAGAAAGATCTTTCCGAAGAAGATAAAGAAGTTGTTCACTCACCTTATACCGTAGGAAGCATCACCAGCAGCGCTGGCTTCCGCTTTATTATGATCTTTATTATTGCTTCGCTTGGCTTCAAGTGGGTGATTAATACACTGTACTCTGTTGGTGTTCAGCAGGGCTATGCGCCCAAGCAACCAATTGCTTTCTCGCACAAACTTCACGCAGGTGCTTACGAAATTGATTGTAAATACTGTCACGTGGGCGTGATGGTGGGCAAGAGCGCCACTATTCCTTCAGTGAATATTTGTATGAACTGCCACCGCTCCGTTAAAACAGAATCGCCTCAAATTCAGAAACTTTGGGCTGCTGCCGATTGGCAACCCGAAACACTCACCTTCGGTCCGAATCAGAAACCAATTGAGTGGGTGCGTATCCACAACCTTCCCGACTTGGCTTACTTCAACCACGCCCAACACGTAAATGTGGGTAACATTGAGTGCCAGACCTGCCATGGCCCGATTGAAGAAATGGAAGTGGTGAAGCAGTACTCCTTATTAACTATGGGCTGGTGTATCGACTGCCATCGCAAGACCGATGTGAACACTAAAGGCAGCGCGTACTACGACAAGTTGGTTGAACTGCACAACAATGCCAGCAAGGAACCGATGAAGGTGGAAGACATTGGTGGTTTGGAATGTGCCAAGTGCCACTATTAA
- a CDS encoding TAT-variant-translocated molybdopterin oxidoreductase, producing MEKESTKKIYWKGLEQLSNDPEFVKHAHNEFAPGPEEDLGHSRRDFLKMMGFGVAAVSLAACEAPIRKAIPYVNKPEDSTPSVANYYASTYTNGGDYCSIVVKTREGRPIKIEGNSLSSVSKGGTSAQVEASVLSLYDNARLRFPRLGENRKATWDELDMEITDKLRGISLSNGKIVIVSNSILSPSTKAVIEKFKTKYPTTQHVQYDQSSHYGMLKANEESFGTAMIPSYDFSKAKVIVSVAADFLTSWLSPVEFTKQYAATREVGENKKDMSRHYQFETGMSLAGANADYRTQIKPSEEGAVVVQLYNLLASKAGRSTISGGVDKPYLAKAAEDLWNSRGNALVVAGSNDKSVQVVVNAINDLLGSYGSTILPNVPVNYRQGNDQAMADFVKEVNAGSVAGVIFYNCNPVYDHPMGAQLEAGLSKVQVKIATSYKEDETAALVDYIAPDHHFLEAWNDAEPKKNHYSLAQPAITPIFKSRAAQESFLIWAGETNVDYFEVVKNNWKNWFYKSGNFQTWWDQCLYNGVLELPVEESAVSFAGDVAAAASAIASTYKTGDGFEVFVFENGTVGNGSQANNPLLQELPDPITKAVWEHYVTVAPADAKNINFKEAKTEYYTISINGKEPVKLPVLVQPGQTPGTIGIPLGYGRTKAGKVADGIGTNVYPLIGMVNGSLSYSVGGATLQATGERYQIATTQTHQTYMARQTVVQETTLNKFSKADWKREFQPKVATWKDPEHKVAPGELSMWKGHEYKNHHWGMAIDLNTCIGCGACVVACNVENNVSLVGREEVINRREMHWLRIDRYYSSDAKVHDVRGLEEAAENPEVVFQPMLCQHCNNAPCETVCPVAATTHSTEGLNQMTYNRCIGTRYCANNCPYKVRRFNWFKYHDNRQFENVNPAMNTDLGKMVLNPDVTVRSRGVMEKCSFCVQRIQNGKLQAKKERRPLKDGEVVTACQASCSTGAIVFGDVNDPESRISKLLKISPANPEKPFGIDKITGNPRAYQVLEEVGVKPNIWYLTKVRNKDSANA from the coding sequence ATGGAGAAAGAATCTACGAAGAAGATATACTGGAAAGGCCTTGAGCAACTCAGTAATGATCCCGAGTTTGTGAAGCATGCCCACAACGAGTTTGCTCCCGGACCGGAGGAAGATCTTGGCCATTCCCGCAGGGATTTCTTGAAGATGATGGGTTTCGGTGTAGCCGCGGTTTCGTTGGCTGCCTGCGAAGCGCCTATTCGTAAAGCAATTCCGTATGTTAATAAGCCTGAGGACTCCACCCCAAGTGTGGCCAACTACTATGCTTCCACCTATACCAATGGTGGTGATTATTGCAGCATTGTAGTGAAAACCCGCGAAGGTCGCCCGATCAAAATTGAAGGCAACTCTCTTTCAAGTGTTTCAAAAGGCGGTACCAGCGCACAGGTTGAAGCCTCTGTTCTTTCGCTTTATGATAACGCCCGTCTCCGTTTCCCACGTCTCGGTGAAAACCGCAAGGCCACCTGGGATGAACTGGATATGGAGATTACCGACAAGTTGCGTGGCATCAGCCTGAGCAACGGTAAGATTGTAATTGTAAGTAACTCAATTCTTAGCCCCAGCACGAAGGCGGTTATCGAGAAGTTCAAAACGAAATACCCAACTACACAACACGTTCAGTACGATCAGAGCTCGCATTACGGCATGTTGAAAGCCAACGAAGAATCATTTGGCACGGCCATGATTCCTTCCTACGATTTCAGCAAGGCAAAAGTGATCGTAAGCGTTGCAGCTGATTTCCTTACCTCATGGCTATCGCCTGTTGAGTTCACCAAGCAGTATGCCGCTACCCGCGAAGTAGGGGAGAATAAAAAAGATATGTCGCGCCACTACCAGTTCGAAACCGGTATGTCATTGGCTGGCGCAAATGCTGACTACCGCACACAGATCAAACCTTCGGAAGAAGGCGCTGTGGTTGTTCAGTTATATAATTTATTGGCTTCAAAAGCCGGAAGATCAACCATCAGCGGTGGGGTAGATAAACCTTATCTGGCGAAAGCCGCTGAAGATTTGTGGAACAGCCGTGGTAATGCACTCGTAGTTGCCGGATCAAATGATAAGTCGGTTCAGGTTGTGGTAAACGCCATCAACGATTTATTGGGAAGCTACGGATCAACCATCCTTCCGAACGTTCCTGTGAATTACCGTCAAGGTAATGATCAGGCTATGGCCGATTTTGTTAAAGAGGTTAATGCAGGCAGTGTTGCCGGTGTAATCTTCTACAACTGTAATCCGGTTTACGATCACCCGATGGGTGCGCAACTGGAGGCTGGTTTGAGCAAAGTTCAGGTGAAGATTGCTACTTCTTATAAAGAAGATGAAACCGCTGCGCTTGTTGATTACATTGCTCCGGATCACCACTTCCTCGAAGCGTGGAATGATGCCGAGCCTAAAAAGAATCATTACAGCCTGGCACAACCTGCCATCACCCCGATTTTCAAATCGCGTGCAGCGCAGGAGAGTTTCCTTATCTGGGCGGGTGAAACAAATGTTGATTATTTCGAAGTAGTAAAGAATAACTGGAAGAACTGGTTCTACAAATCAGGCAATTTTCAGACCTGGTGGGATCAGTGCCTGTATAACGGTGTACTGGAACTACCGGTAGAAGAATCTGCTGTTTCTTTTGCTGGCGATGTAGCCGCGGCTGCATCTGCTATCGCCTCAACCTACAAAACAGGTGATGGCTTTGAAGTATTTGTATTTGAAAACGGAACAGTTGGTAACGGCTCACAAGCCAATAACCCGCTGTTGCAGGAACTTCCAGATCCGATTACAAAAGCGGTTTGGGAACACTATGTAACCGTAGCACCTGCCGATGCAAAGAACATCAACTTCAAGGAAGCGAAAACAGAATATTACACTATCTCCATCAACGGAAAGGAACCGGTTAAACTTCCGGTACTCGTTCAACCTGGTCAAACTCCGGGTACAATCGGTATTCCGTTAGGATACGGCCGTACCAAAGCCGGTAAAGTGGCCGATGGAATCGGTACGAATGTTTATCCACTCATTGGCATGGTGAATGGATCGCTCAGCTATAGCGTGGGCGGTGCCACGTTGCAAGCTACTGGTGAACGTTACCAGATTGCTACCACACAAACGCACCAAACCTACATGGCCCGTCAAACGGTTGTGCAGGAAACTACCTTGAATAAATTCTCAAAGGCAGATTGGAAGCGCGAGTTCCAGCCTAAGGTGGCAACCTGGAAAGATCCAGAGCATAAAGTTGCTCCGGGCGAACTTTCTATGTGGAAAGGCCACGAATACAAGAACCACCACTGGGGTATGGCCATCGACCTGAACACATGTATCGGTTGTGGAGCCTGTGTGGTAGCGTGTAACGTTGAAAACAACGTGTCACTGGTTGGTCGTGAAGAAGTAATCAACCGCAGGGAAATGCACTGGTTGCGTATCGACCGCTACTACAGCAGCGATGCGAAAGTGCATGATGTACGCGGCCTGGAAGAGGCAGCCGAAAACCCTGAGGTGGTATTCCAGCCCATGTTGTGCCAGCACTGTAACAACGCACCTTGCGAAACGGTGTGTCCGGTGGCCGCTACCACCCACAGCACAGAAGGATTAAATCAAATGACGTACAACCGTTGTATCGGTACACGCTATTGTGCCAACAACTGTCCGTATAAAGTAAGACGTTTCAACTGGTTCAAGTATCACGATAACCGCCAGTTTGAAAATGTGAACCCGGCCATGAACACCGATTTGGGTAAGATGGTGTTGAACCCGGATGTAACCGTACGTTCACGCGGTGTAATGGAGAAGTGTTCCTTCTGCGTACAGCGCATTCAAAACGGAAAACTTCAGGCCAAGAAAGAAAGAAGGCCGCTTAAGGATGGTGAAGTGGTTACCGCTTGCCAGGCTTCCTGTTCAACCGGAGCGATTGTATTTGGTGATGTGAACGATCCAGAAAGCCGCATCAGCAAGCTGTTGAAGATTTCTCCTGCTAATCCGGAGAAGCCTTTCGGTATCGATAAGATAACTGGCAACCCGCGTGCTTACCAGGTACTGGAAGAAGTAGGGGTGAAGCCGAACATCTGGTACCTCACCAAAGTACGCAACAAAGATTCAGCAAACGCATAA
- the nrfD gene encoding polysulfide reductase NrfD: protein MAVTSAVREPLVTGGKTIKDVSHDISRQVEGKPTKLWWMAMAISLALLAWGAYACGMLLWHGIGVWGLNKTVGWAWDITNFVWWVGIGHAGTLISAILLLFRQRWRMSINRAAEAMTIFAVICAASFPGFHMGRLWLGFYWALPLPNTFGSLWVNFNSPLLWDVFAISTYFTVSLVFWYIGLIPDFAVIRDRAVVQGNKIRATVYNALSFGWQGGAKTWMRYESVALILAGLSTPLVLSVHTIVSMDFATSVIPGWHTTIFPPYFVAGAIFSGFAMVLTLLLVTRKVFKLEDYITIYHIELMNIIIIITGSIVGIAYITELFISWYSRVPYEGYAFYNRVVGPYAWAYWSMMTCNVISPQLFWIKKIRTSIVATFVLSIIVNIGMWFERFVIIVTSLHRDYIPSSWTMFYPTWYDVGQYVFTFGIFFTAFFLFAKFFPVINMAEVKSIIKTTSEKQ, encoded by the coding sequence ATGGCAGTAACTTCAGCAGTTCGCGAACCCCTGGTAACCGGTGGTAAAACCATTAAGGATGTTTCGCACGATATCAGCCGGCAGGTGGAAGGCAAACCAACCAAACTCTGGTGGATGGCAATGGCAATTTCACTTGCCTTGCTCGCCTGGGGCGCATACGCTTGCGGCATGTTGCTTTGGCACGGCATCGGGGTGTGGGGCCTAAACAAAACGGTAGGTTGGGCGTGGGATATCACCAACTTCGTATGGTGGGTTGGTATCGGTCATGCAGGTACACTGATCTCGGCTATCTTGTTGCTGTTCCGTCAGCGCTGGAGAATGTCCATTAACCGTGCGGCAGAAGCGATGACGATCTTCGCGGTTATCTGTGCGGCCAGTTTCCCTGGCTTCCACATGGGCCGCTTGTGGTTAGGATTTTACTGGGCATTGCCACTTCCCAACACATTCGGTTCACTATGGGTAAACTTTAACTCACCGTTGTTGTGGGACGTGTTCGCCATTTCGACTTACTTCACCGTTTCATTGGTATTCTGGTACATCGGTCTTATTCCTGATTTTGCGGTGATCCGCGACCGTGCCGTTGTGCAGGGAAATAAAATTCGCGCTACAGTTTACAATGCCCTCAGCTTTGGCTGGCAGGGCGGAGCAAAAACGTGGATGCGTTACGAATCTGTTGCCCTGATTCTGGCTGGTCTTTCAACACCCCTGGTACTTTCCGTGCACACGATCGTATCCATGGACTTTGCTACATCGGTAATTCCCGGTTGGCACACTACCATCTTCCCGCCATACTTCGTTGCGGGTGCGATCTTCTCCGGATTCGCCATGGTGTTAACGCTGCTATTGGTAACCCGAAAAGTTTTCAAACTCGAAGATTACATCACCATCTACCACATTGAGTTGATGAACATCATCATCATCATCACGGGGTCGATTGTGGGTATCGCATACATCACCGAATTATTCATCTCCTGGTATTCACGCGTACCGTATGAAGGTTATGCCTTCTATAACCGTGTGGTTGGTCCGTATGCCTGGGCATACTGGTCGATGATGACGTGTAATGTGATCTCGCCTCAATTGTTCTGGATCAAGAAAATCAGAACCAGCATTGTGGCTACGTTTGTACTCTCCATCATTGTGAACATTGGTATGTGGTTCGAGCGTTTCGTGATTATCGTTACGTCTCTGCACCGCGATTACATTCCATCAAGCTGGACCATGTTCTACCCAACCTGGTACGATGTAGGACAGTATGTGTTTACGTTCGGTATTTTCTTTACCGCGTTCTTCCTGTTTGCGAAGTTCTTCCCGGTAATCAACATGGCCGAAGTGAAAAGTATTATCAAGACAACTTCTGAAAAACAATAA
- a CDS encoding DUF3341 domain-containing protein — translation MDADKHFVVGIFNDEDVLLDGIKKVRSSGVKIQEVYSPFPVHGIDEALGYKKSRLPIAAFLFGMTGTSLALLMQIWMLGYDWPMIIGGKNFASLPPFIPVTFELTVLLAALGMVGTFMIVSDMKPYKWPRQFDLRSTEDMHVMAVDLAANGGRSKEELKRLLTESGAIEVNEKSFE, via the coding sequence ATGGATGCAGATAAGCATTTTGTAGTAGGAATTTTCAATGATGAGGATGTGCTGCTGGACGGCATCAAGAAGGTGCGTTCCAGTGGAGTTAAAATCCAGGAAGTGTACTCCCCGTTTCCGGTGCACGGCATTGATGAAGCCTTAGGGTATAAGAAGTCGAGATTACCGATTGCCGCATTCCTTTTTGGTATGACAGGTACAAGCCTTGCGTTGCTCATGCAAATCTGGATGCTGGGTTACGACTGGCCCATGATTATTGGTGGTAAAAACTTTGCTTCTCTGCCGCCCTTCATACCAGTAACGTTTGAGTTAACCGTATTGCTTGCCGCGTTGGGTATGGTGGGAACTTTCATGATTGTAAGTGATATGAAGCCTTACAAATGGCCACGTCAGTTTGACCTTCGCAGCACGGAAGACATGCACGTGATGGCCGTTGATCTGGCTGCAAACGGAGGCAGGAGCAAAGAAGAATTGAAGCGCTTGCTTACCGAAAGTGGCGCTATTGAAGTGAACGAAAAAAGCTTTGAATAA
- a CDS encoding cytochrome c: MKNTMRVTASLFIGLIVAVLLAGCKAGGDNPGLEYAPNMYHSVAYEPYTQITNPDEGRWLTSIEYEDGHAEFYNSNNLNPFKMNLRLPPPNTVSRNKMGFLPYRLHKDSLEIAAKLKSPYDSVDAALLADGKALYTMYCQHCHGAKGEGDGKVATGVTVDGVERGLYAGVANLKGDAYKNITEGHIFHVITMGKGLMAPHGSQMSQEDRWKVAHYVKTLQK, from the coding sequence ATGAAGAATACCATGAGAGTAACTGCATCATTATTTATCGGGTTAATCGTGGCGGTGTTGCTGGCAGGCTGTAAAGCCGGTGGCGACAATCCCGGTTTGGAGTACGCTCCAAACATGTACCATTCCGTAGCCTACGAACCGTATACCCAAATTACCAACCCGGATGAAGGGCGTTGGTTGACCTCTATTGAGTATGAAGATGGTCATGCCGAGTTCTACAACTCCAACAACCTGAATCCATTTAAGATGAACTTGCGATTACCACCACCAAATACGGTAAGTCGCAATAAGATGGGTTTTCTTCCTTATCGCCTGCACAAAGACAGTTTAGAGATTGCTGCGAAATTGAAGAGTCCGTATGACTCTGTGGATGCTGCTTTATTGGCAGACGGAAAAGCATTATACACCATGTATTGCCAGCACTGCCACGGGGCAAAAGGTGAAGGCGATGGCAAGGTAGCTACTGGTGTAACCGTTGACGGTGTGGAGCGTGGTCTATACGCAGGTGTGGCTAACTTGAAAGGCGATGCCTATAAAAACATTACGGAGGGCCACATCTTCCATGTGATTACCATGGGTAAAGGTTTGATGGCACCACATGGTTCGCAGATGAGCCAGGAGGATCGTTGGAAAGTTGCACATTACGTAAAAACATTGCAGAAATAA
- a CDS encoding quinol:cytochrome C oxidoreductase gives MGHSTIVEEKFVFTQEAKKKIFWLLGAGVIMFVFGLFMAQRGGHDDHAGGHGHVATEQLVASADAAAASEGAEEGEHHGSATWVKRLYTTLWMNNIYFVGLGIIGLFFVAIQYAAQAGWSSGIKRIPLAMGHWILVAFAVTVVLWFVTNHDIFHWTHSSLYGEYVDEAKTQPNPGYDEIIDGKAPYFFWPGKAGGFPIFYIARMIIFFGMWYWFFLMIKKNMLAEDLEADTKYWFKNRSISAWFLVFFAVSSSVAAWDWVMSIDTHWFSTMFGWYVFASWWVTALAMITLIVVYLKDAGYLKVVNANHLHDLGKFVFAFSIFWTYIWFGQFLLIYYANIPEETVYFIERMKTSPYSWIFYTNLILNFVLPFLLLMTRDAKRHLSMLKVVCPIVIVGHWFDFYNMVTPGVMQNNGGLGFLEIGTGLIFMAAFLWITLNSLSKMPLFGKNHPLLEESLHHHI, from the coding sequence ATGGGTCATTCAACAATAGTGGAAGAGAAATTTGTCTTTACCCAGGAAGCAAAAAAGAAAATCTTTTGGTTGCTCGGGGCTGGAGTAATCATGTTTGTTTTTGGGCTTTTTATGGCTCAGCGTGGCGGACATGATGATCATGCAGGAGGGCATGGACACGTAGCCACAGAACAACTGGTAGCCAGTGCGGATGCAGCTGCGGCCAGCGAGGGTGCTGAGGAAGGGGAGCATCATGGATCAGCAACCTGGGTGAAGCGTTTGTACACAACTCTGTGGATGAATAACATCTACTTCGTAGGCCTTGGTATTATCGGGTTGTTCTTTGTTGCGATTCAGTATGCTGCGCAAGCCGGATGGTCGTCAGGCATTAAACGTATACCGCTGGCTATGGGCCACTGGATTTTAGTTGCCTTTGCCGTAACCGTTGTGCTATGGTTTGTAACCAACCACGATATTTTTCATTGGACACATAGCTCCTTATATGGTGAGTATGTTGATGAGGCTAAAACACAACCCAACCCGGGTTATGATGAAATTATTGATGGTAAGGCACCTTACTTTTTCTGGCCAGGTAAAGCCGGTGGGTTTCCTATTTTCTACATCGCCCGTATGATCATTTTCTTTGGCATGTGGTATTGGTTCTTCCTGATGATCAAGAAGAACATGCTGGCCGAAGATCTGGAAGCGGATACAAAGTATTGGTTTAAGAACAGAAGCATCTCTGCCTGGTTCCTGGTGTTCTTCGCAGTAAGTTCATCAGTTGCTGCCTGGGATTGGGTAATGAGTATTGACACACACTGGTTCAGCACCATGTTTGGTTGGTATGTATTTGCCAGCTGGTGGGTAACGGCTTTGGCTATGATTACGCTTATCGTTGTGTATCTGAAAGATGCTGGTTATTTGAAAGTAGTAAACGCTAACCACCTCCATGATCTTGGAAAATTTGTATTTGCGTTTTCTATTTTCTGGACGTACATCTGGTTCGGTCAGTTTTTGTTGATCTACTACGCGAACATCCCGGAAGAAACTGTGTACTTTATTGAACGGATGAAAACCAGTCCGTATAGCTGGATATTTTACACCAACCTGATCCTAAACTTTGTATTACCGTTTTTGTTATTGATGACAAGAGACGCCAAGCGGCATTTATCTATGCTGAAAGTGGTTTGTCCGATTGTGATTGTAGGGCATTGGTTTGATTTTTACAACATGGTTACACCTGGTGTAATGCAGAACAACGGTGGGTTAGGATTTTTAGAAATCGGAACCGGTTTAATCTTTATGGCTGCTTTCTTGTGGATTACACTGAACAGCTTATCGAAGATGCCTCTGTTCGGTAAGAATCATCCCCTGTTAGAAGAAAGTCTCCATCACCACATTTAA
- a CDS encoding cytochrome c oxidase subunit II has protein sequence MTTLIVVLGVVLVLMILYLIFRISTLVSVAKSKKETEVDSSNGLNAMLFILFMVFGLGGFFWYSYAHFDSYTLPVASEHGAWTDTLFWITMAVTVVAFVIISIIKFVFLYQYQYKEGRKAKFYPDNHYLELAWTIIPAIVLALLIFTGLRAWNDITSPASENAEVIEVIAQQFAWTARYPGKDAVLGDYHYQKIDAINEFGLDLTDNKTFDDFKSLELHLPKGKEVLLKIRAKDVLHSVFLPHFRVKMDAVPGMPTQFKFLATKTTEEMREETGNPEFNYELACTEICGKGHFSMKMNVIVHSEEDFAKWKAEQETWLSQNPDYLKNVPAGLRESAMIKAGIPAEAGLKFMQGDFGTAVGSN, from the coding sequence ATGACGACTTTGATTGTAGTTCTTGGTGTTGTTTTGGTTCTGATGATCCTGTATCTGATTTTCAGAATCAGTACACTGGTTAGCGTAGCCAAAAGCAAGAAAGAGACTGAGGTAGACAGCAGCAATGGTCTAAATGCCATGCTCTTCATCCTGTTTATGGTGTTTGGTTTGGGAGGCTTCTTCTGGTACTCCTATGCTCACTTTGATTCGTACACGCTGCCTGTTGCTTCTGAGCATGGTGCGTGGACGGATACCTTGTTCTGGATCACAATGGCGGTAACGGTAGTGGCCTTTGTGATTATCAGTATTATCAAGTTTGTGTTCTTATATCAGTACCAATACAAAGAGGGCAGAAAAGCTAAATTTTATCCAGACAACCATTACCTCGAATTGGCCTGGACGATTATTCCTGCGATTGTTTTGGCCTTGTTGATTTTTACAGGTCTACGCGCATGGAATGATATTACCTCTCCGGCAAGCGAAAATGCGGAGGTAATTGAAGTAATTGCCCAGCAATTTGCATGGACAGCACGCTATCCTGGTAAGGATGCCGTTTTGGGTGATTATCATTACCAAAAAATTGATGCGATCAACGAATTCGGTTTGGACTTAACCGATAACAAAACATTCGATGATTTTAAGTCACTGGAACTTCACCTGCCAAAAGGAAAAGAAGTACTCTTGAAGATTCGTGCAAAAGATGTGTTGCACAGTGTATTCCTTCCGCACTTCCGCGTGAAGATGGATGCCGTACCCGGTATGCCAACACAGTTTAAATTTCTGGCTACCAAAACAACCGAAGAGATGCGTGAGGAAACCGGTAATCCGGAGTTTAACTACGAGCTCGCCTGTACAGAGATTTGCGGAAAAGGTCACTTCTCGATGAAGATGAACGTGATCGTACACAGCGAAGAAGATTTTGCAAAATGGAAAGCGGAGCAGGAGACCTGGTTAAGCCAAAATCCTGATTATTTAAAAAATGTGCCGGCAGGCTTGCGTGAGTCGGCTATGATCAAAGCGGGTATTCCGGCTGAGGCAGGATTAAAATTCATGCAAGGAGATTTTGGAACAGCAGTTGGTTCGAACTAA